A single region of the Vicia villosa cultivar HV-30 ecotype Madison, WI linkage group LG4, Vvil1.0, whole genome shotgun sequence genome encodes:
- the LOC131598307 gene encoding uncharacterized protein LOC131598307, whose amino-acid sequence MYVFLTPRIWSVFFVQPGNADIAVSDAAALFCELDNIFLLLAEATLSPSRADSARWKILSDGHYTVASCYHFLCSFYVPFGPANRFDSAFLDIWKLDAPLKVKAFGWRCFINKLPTKDSLLNKGIISNTSNMECVFCADYNESLLHSFLSCRNAGVVWREMAEWIGLPFKVGFDFKEWFIYWSSFCRSKKVKVAKVGIVWLAILWSLWLRRNDIVFNQDFIVNIL is encoded by the exons ATGTATGTATTTCTAACACCTCGAATATGGAGTGTGTTTTTTGTTCAGCCCGGTAACGCCGACATTGCTGTCTCGGATGCTGCTGCCCTCTTTTGTGAACTTGACAACATTTTCCTTTTGTTAGCCGAGGCAACTCTTTCTCCTTCTCGGGCGGACTCGGCTCGGTGGAAGATTCTATCGGATGGTCATTACACCGTAGCATCATGCTATCATTTCTTGTGTAGTTTTTATGTTCCTTTTGGACCGGCAAATAGATTTGATTCGGCTTTCTTAGATATTTGGAAGCTTGATGCTCCTTTGAAAGTGAAGGCTTTCGGATGGAGATGCTTTATCAACAAACTTCCAACCAAAGATTCTCTTTTGAATAAAGGTATTATTTCTAACACCTCGAATATGGAGTGTGTTTTTTGTGCCGATTATAATGAATCACTTCTCCACTCTTTTCTTTCTTGCCGAAATGCCGGTGTTGTTTGGAGAGAAATGGCCGAGTGGATTGGGTTACCTTTTAAAGTCGGATTTGATTTTAAGGAGTGGTTTATCTATTGGAGCTCTTTTTGTCGGTCTAAGAAAGTTAAAGTTGCGAAAGTTGGTATCGTTTGGCTTGCTATTTTATGGAGCTTGTGGTTGCGTAGGAACGATATAGTCTTTAACCAAG ATTTTATAGTTAATATACTATAA